The Candidatus Hydrogenedentota bacterium genome contains the following window.
TCAGACGCATCTACGAAAAGGCCGCCGCGCAATATAGCGAGGTGCATCTATACATCTTCTCGGACCACGGAATGACGGATATCCGTCAGACCTGCGACGTCATGGCGCGCATTGAGTCCCTCGGCCTCGCCTTCGGGGAGGACTACGCCGCCGCCTACGACTCCACCATGGCCCGCTTCTGGTTCCTCAAGCCCGGCGCGCGCGAAAAGATTGAAGCCGCCCTCGCCGAAGAGCCGCTCGGGCACACCATGTCCGCCGAAGAGCTCGCGTCCTACGGCTGCGACTTCCCCGGAAACACCTACGGCGATCTCTTCTTCCTGATGAATCCCGGCGTGCTCATTTGTCCCAGCCACATGGGCGTCAAACCACTCGCCGGCATGCACGGCTTCGCCCCCGGAGACCCCGACTCCGTCGCCGCGCTCCTGGCCAACGTCCCCGTCGCCCCCGAGATCACCGGCCTCGAACACCTCTACGCCCTCATGCGCCGCGAAGTCGAAAACCAACCTGCACGGTAACACTTTAGCGATCTGAAGTTGAATAGCAGTTTAACCACGAATAGACACGAATAAGAAACCGTGATACAGTTCATGAAGCCGGCCTTTACCCAGGCCCTCAGCCGGGCATCCAAGCAACGAGAAACCTGATTGGCCGCGGAGAACATAGATCAACCCCTTCGCCGCAACAAAGGAGTCTTCCCAAACTTTCGCGCAGATCCGCACAGATAAATCAGAAATACTCCATCTCCTTAAACCGGGAGATCTCCTATTTCGATTTATCCGTCACCTGTGTGCCGGTGCCGGCTTCTGGTTTCTACCTCTTATCTGTGGCGTTCTGTACTACTATCCGTCATTTTCTTGTTTTTCTGCAAGATCTTGCGCGCAAAATCTCCATAACAATCTGTTGTAAAAGCATTTACGAATCGGAAACTCCAAGGAGAGTTTCCGGGCCGTTCGGTGAAATTCTTGGTCGGTATTCAATTCTTGACCACGGATTACACCGATGACACGGATTGCCGCGACGCTCGAACAAGATGAGACCGAACAGCCCGCCGCCCGTTCCACCCCGCTACCATTCCGATACGGAACAATCCGATCTGGCCAACTTGGAAACAGCACACAGCCGCCCGCACGACTCAACGGTCGGAACCAATTGCTATCCGTGCCATCCGTGTAATCCGTGGTCACAATTCTTGATCACCGCCCGCGGCTGCTCCCAATGCATTCGTGTGCATTGGAGTTCATTCGTGGTTAAAAATGCGCTCTCGATCATCCACCCAATCCATCCGCGTTCCAGAGATCACCCTATGCGCTCTCTGCGTTCTCTGCGGTTAAGGCTCTTCCCTGTTTTTCTTCGTACCCTTCGTGCCCTTCGTGCCCTTCGTGGTGATCCCTCCTTTGGTCCCGGCCAAGGGCTGCGCTGTGTAAATCTGTGGGAGAATTCTCCGCTTCAAAGGCTAAAAGGCGGACCTGTTATCGTTTCATTTGAGTCTTCGAACCGGGTCAATAGCCTCTCTTGTTCGTGTGAATTCGTGTTCATTCGTGGTTGAAAATCTTCTTTGCTTCAGAAGGCTAAACTATTACCAAATCCTAAACAGGAATGTAGAACAGGCGCTGCTCCTGTCCCCGGCGAAGCGCCGGAGATGTGGTCCGTCAAGAGGCGAATCCGGCCCGGGAACTCACTCCGCGCCCTCCGCCACATTCCCCACGGCATGGATCATCGCCTCCGGATCCCGGTTCTCATTCAGGTATTCCGCGTAGCGCGCTTCATCCTTCAGGTGCTTCCCGAAAAACGCCGTGGTGTAACCGTTGGTCAGCCGGTGAACCCGCTCCATACCCAGATACGTAATCGGCTCCCCGTTCGTAATGCGCTCCCCCTCGCCCACGCCATCGCCCCACGCCGGGTTAATCTGGTACATGTCCGAAAAGCTGTAATGTCCCGCGTCCGGCATTTCCACCAGATACTTCGGCGCTTCGGTCTGCTCGAAGTAATACCGCGCGGCGGCATTCCCCTGCGCGTTGATCGTCGCGTCCTCCGTCGCGATAAACATCAACAGCGGCACGCTGCTCGCTTGCGTGTATTCCGGAACGACTGCCGCCTTCGGCACTATGGCCTTAATCCGCGCGTCGTGGTGCTGCGCACCCATCGCGGTGAAGCCGCCAAACGAATGGCCGCCCACGCCGATCTTCTCGAGGTCCACGCGGCCGTGAAACCGGGACTCGGCATCGCCGTTCATTTCCGCCATCGCATCGATCAGAAAGCTCACGTCCTTCGGGCGGTCGATCGCGGCCTGGCCGCGGCCCTGCCGATCAAACGGAATGACTCCCGTCCCGTAGGGCGTCGCGCACGCGTTCCGCGTGTGGTCCACCGCCGCCACAATATACCCGTGGCTCGCCAGGTGGTCGCACCAGAACGTGCTCTGCGCCCGCATTCCGCCATTGCCGTGGGAGAAGATAATCAGTGGAAACGTCCCTTCCGCGATCTCCGCGTCCCGAACCGCAATCGTCTTAAAGCGCTCGTCCATCGTGGCAATGTCGAACTTGAACGCCATCGAGAGGATCAGGTTCATCTGCTCGTTCTCACCGTTCATGTAGAAATCGGTAAACTTCGTCGGCTCGGCGCCGCGCGCGGAATCCGCCGCGGGATACCAGATCTCCGCCATCAGCGGGCGCGGCGCGTTCAGGGCGGAATCCATACGGGATTCATCGGCCAGGGGGATCGACGTTACGCCCACAGGATAGGGCCCCGGCTTCTCCGGGTCGGGCGCGTCCGCCCGCGCCAGCGTGGGGGAGAGGAGGGCCAGGAATGCCGCCAGAATGAGTTGTAACTGTCGCATCGGTGTTGTACTCCTTCAAACGTTGCGCCGGGCGTCCCGACAATTCGCTTACGGTGTTTGCGCCGCCGCCTCGTACTCCCGGATCGCGACCATCCGCGCGATGCCGTCGTTCGACTCCCGCCACGCCCGCCGCGCACGCGCCGGCAGCGACGCGTTTTCCAGCGCTGCCCGGCTCCGCTCAAGAAACGCGCGCGTGTAGATTGGCGGGTGAAGCGTCCCGAACCAGATGCCGATCCGGTGCTGCTCCTCCTCCCAGTCGCGCCCCAGCACATACTGGAACCACGCGTCCTCGAATGCCTCGGCAAGCTCCGGGTGGAGGCTGTTGTAAAACGTCCCGGCGCCCGCGCGTTGCAGCGAGAGCGACAGCGCCGGATCGGTCAGCCGTTCCCATTGCGCGCGCTTGGCCGCGAGCGTCGGAATCGCGCCGCGCGCCGCGAAAGCCTGCCGTTGGCCCTGGTCCCCGGGATCCCGTTCAAGCTCCGCCGCAATAAGCGCTTCCGCATCCTTCTCCCCGAGCGCGGCGAGGCTTTTCACCACGCTCCAGCGCCGAGGCTGGTCCACCCCACGGGAGGCCTGCAGCAATGATCGCAGCCGATCGGTGTCCTCCCATCGCGATGCCGTGGCGACGAAGGCGTCCAGCCAGTGCAGGCGCGCGTCGGAATCAGGCGCCGCGTTTTCGTAGCCCGCCCAGAGCATCCCGGAAAGCCGCGGCGCATACGCGAGGCGCGCGTCGAGCGGCAGATAGGCCCGGAACACGTCGCGCGTCGGGTGGTTCCCCAGGAGATACGCGCGCAGATCCGGGTGTCCTTCCTGCGGGATAAATTGGAGCAGCAAATCCATCAGTTCCGACGCGCCCAGGCGCTGGTGCTGCACCATGTGCGAGAGCGTTCCCCACACCATGCGGCGCACAAACGGATCGTCAATGGCCTGGAGGTGTTCGCGCGCGGTGTCGAGCGAATTCGCGTCGAGAAAAAACAGGCCGTAGTCCATGTCGCCGTAGTTTGGAAAGACAAAGTCCGGGCAGCGCTGTCCCCCAAGTTCCGGTACAGGCGTGCGCGCGCCATCGTAGGAGACCGGCGCGGTGTGATAGGGCTTCAGCGCGCCCCCATCGTCAAAAGAGAAAAGCGCAACTTGCGTACGGTGCGGCGACGGCTGCGGTGCGTTATACGGCGTCTGGTGTATCTCGAAGGAATCGATCGCGCCGTCTTCACAGCCATAGGTAACTGAAATGTTGCTCAGGCCCTCGGTCCGGATCCAGCGCTCCGTCCATGTATCGAGGGACGTTTCCGCGGCCTCCGCCACCGAGGCGATGAACTGCGCGCGCGTCGCGTTCTTCCACGCGTAGCGGCGGAAATACGCCGACACACCCTCGCGGTACGCGTCCGCGCCGGCCGTGAACCACAATTGCTTCAGCGCCGCCGCGCCCTTGGCGTACGTAATCCCATCGAAATTCGCGATGGCTTCCTGCGCCCACGGCACATCGACCTCCACCGGGTGGGTCGTGCTCAATTGATCCTGGTAGTACGCCCAGCCTTTCGACTGGTGGAAGCGCGCCCAGATATCGCCGTACGCGCCAATCGCCTCTTGCGCCTGGTACGCCGAGAAGGTTGCGAAACTCTCGTTCAGCCAGAGATCGTTCCACCACGCCATCGTCACCAGGTTGCCAAACCACATGTGCGCCATCTCGTGCAGCAGGATGTTGTTCCGGCTCCGGTAATCCTCCTCCGTCGCCGCGCCCCGGTAAATCATGAATTCGTTCATCGTCACCGCCCCGGGATTCTCCATCGCCCCCGGGCCGAGCTCCGGCGCGAATACGTGATCGTACTTCTCAAAGGGATACGGCGTGCCAAAATAGTCGTTGAAATAGTCCAAACCGGCGCGGGTCTCGTCGAAAAGCCGCTCCGCGTCAAAAAAGGGGGCCAGTGACGCGCGCGCGTACATCGCCATCGGAAGCCCGTTGTGCTCCGCCCGCCAGACCCGGTACTCTCCGCCACCGACGAAGAAGAGATAGGTGCTGAGCAGCGGGGTCGCCTTGAAGCGCGTGACGCGCGCGCCATCCGTCTCCGACGCGGATTCCTCGGGCATGTTGCCGATGATCGTCCACGCCGCCGGCGCCTCCGCCGTCATTGTATACGTGGCCTTGATATCCGGCTGGTCGAAACACGGAAATACGTAATGCGCCGCATACGGTTCGAGGTTCGTATAGAAATACTCCCGCCCGTCCAGCGGATCCGTAAAGTGGCACAGCCCATCCCGGCTATTGGAATAGGCCGCCGTATACGCCACCGAAATCGCCATCGGCCCCTCCCGCAGGTGGCGTGACGGGATATCAAAACTCCCGTTCCGCCGTACAATATCCGGGATCCGCGAACCATCCACATACACCGCGTCGAGCGACTCCGCCCGCAGATCGATGCTCAACGGCGCATCCGTCCGGTTCAGTGTTACATGGATCGTCGTGCGTCCGTCGAAGGTCTTCGACTTCTCCCGGAATGTGAAATGGATTTCATACGTGGCCTCGGCAACCTGCGCGCGGCGAAACGCAGCAAAGGCCTGCGAAAGATCATCGCGATCCTCCCGGGCCAGGGCGGCCGCGTTCAGCGCCGTGAGGATCAGCAAGCCGGCAAGCAGTGGCGTGAAACGGAAAGGCCTCACGGCGATTACTCCCGCGCGCGGCGGTGCTGCCCGAGCCAGGCGCACGCCGCATCCGGCAGGCCCTCGTGGCCGCCCTGAAAAATCGTAACCCGCGCCAAGCCCGCCTCCGCACGAAACAGTACGTCGCGGCGGTAATCGGGATCCGCCACCCGATCCGCCGGCGCCGCCCAGCCCTGCGAAAGCATGTTGATGCGCGACTGCGAGACTTCCGGCGCGCCGAGCGCCCGAGCAACCGCGTTGAACGCGTCGATCGTGTGCCGCACCGGCACCGAACCCGTGTGCCCATCGAGAATCCCCGTCGCCAGGTCCAGCGGTACCGTGACCGCGTTGCCGAGGTGGGGGAGGGGCGACCGCGCCCGAAGTTCCGCGTCCACCTCGGGGCTGCCCCCCGGCGCGCCGCCCACGCAGGCTTCCACATCCTGCCAGTAATGGTGGCCCGCCGCCTTCGTTTCCGCGTGCCACGCCGCAAGATCGCTGATGCCCGCCCACGCCGACACCGCGCTGAACGCCTCCGGGTGGTACGCCGCCATGACCATGCTCATGTGCCCCCCGCCCGACAGCCCCGCAAGGTAGATTCGCTCGTCGTCCACCTCGGCCCGGGCCTGAATCGCGGACGTCGCGTCCAGGACGTCCTGCCGCGCCGCGGGTGACGCGCACGCCTCGGGCGATTTGTTGGGCCCGCGGAAATGCGGCGCCGCGACATGCCAGCCATGCGCCCGCGCGGCCACCACCCACTCATCCGGATTGTAGGTGTCCATCCCCGCGCTCCACCAATGCAGCACCACCAGAAGCGGCTGCGGCCCGGCTTCCGGCGACGCGTAAAAGCGCGTCGATTGCACCGTCTGGTCGTGGGTGCTCGTGAAGTCCACCTGTTCAAATGCAATCTCGCCCGCGCCCTGGGTAGCCAGCAGCAGTGGCAGCAAATGCAGAATCATGAAAGCCGTCCCATCATCGTTGTCCGCAATGAAAGCGCCATGGTAGACATTCTCTCCCCGCGGGATCCAGTGTGTTTCCGAAGAATCGGAAGCCGACATTTCCGCCACGGCGCACTTTCGGCCTGTCTGCAAATCCCTCCCAGATTCCCAACCCCTTCCAAAATCTCCCAACCCCACAACACGAGCGTAGACCAATGGGAGCGCGGGCGGCCCGCCCGCATCGCGCCGAAGGCGCGCGCGAAACGACGCAGGCATTCGTGTCTGCGAAACGCCACCCCGAATACTTCCCCCTTCCAGTATGCTCCAATCCAGCAGCAAAAGCGCGGACCAATGGGAGCGCGGGCGGCCCGCCCGCACTGCGCCGAAGGCGCGCGCGAAACGACGCAGGCATTCGTGTCTGCGAAACGCCACCCCGAATACTTCCCCCTTCCAGTATGCTCCAATCCAGCAGCAAAAGCGCGGACCCATGGGAGCGCGGACGGCCCGCCCGCACCGCGCCGAAGGCGCGCCAAAACATCCGCCGCCCCTTGCAAGCTCCACCGCCGCCGTCGTACACTCGCGGCGTGCCTGTTCACCCGTCGAGGATCCATTCCCATGCGCAGCATCACCATCGTTCTCGCAGCCCTGTTTCTCGCCGCGTCCCACGCGCAGGCCGCCCCCGAAACCCAGAACCTCGAAGTGCTCGACCCCAACTTCGCCGCCGTCGATCCCGGTGCCGACATCCAGTGGTTCGACGCGCTCAAAATCGGGCTCGAAGGCCAGGGCTGGTCCGAAAACGCCCACCCCTACGACCGCCTTCCGTCGAAGGCGGAAGGGGTCGCCCCCGACGCCGTCTGGCGTTTGTCCCACCATTCCGCCGGACTCGCCGTACGTTTCGTCAGCGATTCCCCCGAAATCTCCGCCCGCTGGACCGTGCGATTCGACAATCTGGCAATGCCACACATGCCCGCCACCGGCGTGAGTGGCCTCGATCTCTACGCGAAGGACGGCGATCACTGGCGCTGGGTCGCCCAGGGACGCCCGAGCCAGCCCGCCGGCAACCAGGCGCGCCTCGTGAACGGCGCGCCCGAGGGCCTGCACGAATATATGCTCTACCTTCCGCTCTACAACGGCACGGAATCCCTGGAAATCGGCGTAAAACCGGGCTCGACCCTGGCGCGCGGCCCCCGGCGCAAGCACGAATTCCCGATCGTGTTCTACGGCACTTCCATCACCCACGGCGGCTGCGCTTCCCGCCCGGGCATGGCCTACCCCGCCATCGTCGGCCAGATGCTCGACCGCGAAACCATCAACCTCGGCTTCTCGGGAAATGGCAAGATGGAGCCGGAGATGGGCGAACTCATCGCCGAGTTGGAAGCCAGCGCCTTTGTGCTCGATTGCCTCCCCAACATGACCCCCGAGATGGTGGCCGAGCGCGTCGCTCCCGTCGTGAAAACCCTGCGCGAAGCGCACCCCGGCACGCCAATCATCCTCGTGGAAAACATCATCTACCAGAGTAGCTGGTTCTACGGCAAGGGCGGGCACGAGGAAAAGAATGCCCGCCTCCGGGAAGTCTACGCCCAGCTCCAGCAGGACGGCGTGACGCGCCTCCACTATGTCCCGTGCGACAATCTGCTCGGGGACGATGGCCTCGGCACCGTGGACGGCACCCACCCCACGGACCTCGGCTTCTTGCGCCAGGCCCAGGTCCTGGCGCCCGTTATCCAGGCGGCCCTGCAAGAATAACCCGCGCGAGGAACCCCATGAGCGAACCCATTCTGAAGTCCCTGGCCGATCGCGTTCTCACCCTGCGGTTGAACCGGCCGGAAAAGAAGAACGCCCTGACCGTGGCGATGTACCAGGACCTCGCGGACGCCCTCCGCGACGCCGCGAATGACCATGCGGTGCGCGCCGTCCTTATTCGCGGGACCGACGGCTGCTTCACCGCCGGCAACGATCTATTCGATTTCATGCAGCATCCCCCGACCGGGGAAGACGCCCCCGTGGGCCACTTCCTCGACGCTATCGCGACCTTTCCCAAGCCCCTCGTGGCCATGGTGGACGGCATCGCCATCGGCATCGGCACAACCCTGCTCCTGCATTGCGACCTGGTCTACGCCAGCGATGCCGCGCGCTTCCGTCTGCCCTTCGTCAACCTGGGCCTCTGCCCGGAAGCCGGTTCCAGCCTGCTGATGCCCCGCCTCGCCGGGACCGCCCGCGCCTCCGAGCTGCTCCTGCTCGGACGTGAATTCGGCGCGGAAGAAGCCCGGGAAATCGGCCTCGTGAATGCCGTCCGCCCGGCTGACGCGCTGGAAGATCTCGTTCAAGAGCGCCTCCAGGCGCTTGCGGCCCAGCCCCCCGCCGCCGTCCGCGCAAGCAAGGCCCTGATCCGCGCGCAGGACCGCGACGCCATCGCCCAGGTCATGCGCGCCGAATTCGCCGAGTTTATGGCGCGCCTCATGTCCCCGGAGGCCGCCGAAGCCTTCCAGGCCTTCGCCGAAAAGCGCGCGCCCGATTTCTCGACGTTCGAATGAAACGATGTGCGGACGCTGGAATGATCGTGACCGGGCTTCTGGTGAGAAACCGGGAGCTGGAGGGAAACTCGTGAAAAAGAACGCCTCTCTTGGATTTACACTTATCGAACTGCTCGTGGTGATTGCGATCATCGGCATTCTCGCCGCCATCCTCTTGCCCGCGCTCGCCCGGGCGCGGGAGGCGGCGCGCCGCGCGGCGTGCGCAAACAATCTCAAGCAGATGGGGCTTTCGCTCCACATGTTCGCCTCGGAGAACCGCGGGATGTATCCGCCGCGCCAGATCGTCACGATCACCGGCGCGCTGAGCCCCGAGATGATGTTCAACGGGCCCCTCATGATTCCGGAGTACATCAGCGACTACAACGTCATCTGGTGCCCGTCCTGGGGCGCGAACGATGGCCCGATTTCGCGCTACGACGGCGGCAAGGGGAACGGAGATGGTGTCCTCGAGCCCGAGGAGATTGGCCAGGAACCCTACCACTACACCGGCTGGCTCCTGCTGGAGGATGTAAACATCATCGGGCCGCTGGTCGGCACGCTGGGGACCGGCCCGAACGGACGCCACGAGGAGGACGCCTACCTCGGCACGCCCTGGGGGGAACTGGCCCTGGCGAATGTGGCCACGAACGGAGACGCCAGCCACCGCGATTTCACCGTCTCCTCCACCTACGCCGGGACACAGGCCGGCGGCGGGAATACGATCTACCGGCTTCGGGATGGCATCGAGCGCTTCCTGATCACGGACATCAATAACCCGGGCGCCAGCGCGCGCGCCAGCAGCAGCACGCCGCTGATGTGGGACCACGCGAGCACGAAAACGATCGACTTTTCCCACGTGCCCGGCGGCGGCAACGTGTTATACCTCGACGGGCACGTGGAATTCTTGAAGTACCCGAACACGCGCTTTCCTTTCACCCCCGACAGCGCACGCATTCTCGGGCGGTACGGCAAGCCATTCGACGGGTTCTGATCGCGCGAACGGCTAACGCGCGGCCAGCGATTCGAGATACTGCCGCGCCGCCACCCGCGCCAGGCCGATTTGCCGCGGGCTGACCGATACACACCGCAGGCCCAGATCGATGAGCTTCGGAATGCACGCTGGTTGCCCGCCGATCTCCCCGCACACCGACAGCGGCCTGCCGTGCCGCGCCGCCGCTTCGGCGATCTGGCGCAGGAGTTTCCAGAATACCGGCTTGTCCGGATTGTAATCCCCGGCCACCCGCTCGTTGTTCCGGTCGATCGCGAACAAATACTGGATCAGGTCGTTCGTGCCGATCGACCCGAAATCCGAAATCGCCATCAGCTCGTCCGCCAGCAGGCAGGCCGAGGGCACCTCGAACATCACCCCGTGCAGCAGTTGCGTATCCGGAATGTCCGCAATGAACTGCCGGATGCGCTCCCGGAGCACGAGGAACTGGTCCGCGTCCACGATCATGGGATAAGTCAGGTGGATAGCCCCATGGCGCGACGCCCGGGCAAGCGCGCGAACGTGCGGTTGCAACAAATCGGGCCGGCCCAGCAGCAGCCGCGCGCCCCGAAAGCCGAGACACGGGTTTTCCTCCGGATCCAGGCTGAGGCAGGGCGCCCCCTTGTCTCCGCCAAGATCCAGCAGCCGCATGTACACCGGTTTGCCGGCCTGGGATCGAACCACCGACGCATACCGTTCATACTGCGCGTCCTCGCCCAGCAGGCAGCTCATCGCAAGGAATTCAAACTCGGTACGGTAAAGCCCCACGCCCTCGGCCCCCGATTCCTCGAGCAGCGGTAGCTCCGAGGAGCGCCCGATATTCGCCAGGACCGTGAAGCCCTCCACAGGCGGCACGCGCCGCGCCGCACGCATCGCCTGGCGGCGCGCCGTCGGATACAGCGCAAGCGTATCCGGCCTGGGGTGGATGATCACATCCCCCGCGTCCCCATCGAGCAGCACGTAATCGCCCGTATTGATGCGTTCGTGCACCCGCTCGATCCCGCTGACCGACGGAATCCCCATCGCGCGCGCCAGAATCGCCGCGTGCGACGCCGGCCCGCCATGTTCCGTGATGAAGCCGAGTGTCTTGTCGGTGTTCAGATTCACGGTGTCGCTCGGCGTCAGGTCCGCGGAGACAATGATGTGAAAACCCGGAAAAAGCGCCCGCGTATCTTCCGACCGGCCCGGAACCTCCTTGCCCGCCATGATGTCCAGCAGGCGGCGCCGGATCTCGCCAATATCCGCCGCACGCTCGCTCATATACGAATTGTCCACCGCCTGCAACAGTTTCTCGTATTTGTCCAGGCACTTGGCGATCGCCGCCTCCGCGTTAAGCAGCTCGGACTCAATCACCTGGCGGATCTCCGCGTGAAGCGTCTCGTCCTCCACCATCATCTTCTGCGCCAGGAAGATATTCGCCTGCGCCTTGCCGATACGCGAGGAAACCTCCACCGCCAGGCCGTCTATCTGGCCCGCCGCCTGCCCCATCGCCCAGGCCGCGCGCTCCTGCTCCGCGGGCGCCTGCTCGGGTTCAATACGGTACCACGGTACCGCCTGATGGGAAATCGGGTGCAATACGACCGCCCGGGCGTACACCACCCCCTCGCTCACCGCCAGGCCCGAGAGATGCGTTTCCTTCGCCGAACCCGAATCGACCATGAATTCCCCTCGCAGTAATTTCGTAAAATGGAACGCGCGGCGGAATGATTCAACCCACCATACCGAATAGTAGCAAGGTTTGCCATGGCGGGCCAACCCCCATCGCGCCCGATCTGCCCCCGGATTCGCCCGGGCCTCCCCCTTCCGGGTATACTGGGCGCGAGCAGGCTGGACGGCCGCGGCATCCCCCCGGGGATGCGGAGGAAAGTCCGGGCTCCACAGGGCAAGGTGCTTCGTAACGCGAAGGCGGGGCGACCCGACGGAAAGTGGAACAGAAAACACACCGCCTACGTCTTCTTCGGAAGGCCGGCAAGGTTGAAAAGGTGCGGTAAGAGCGCACCAGCGCCGTGGCGACACGGCGGCTTTTCAAACCCCACCTGGAGCAATTCCAAATAGGGGAGCACTGGCGTGGCCCGCGCTGCTCCCGGGTAGGAAGCTAGAGGCGCATGGCGACATGCGTCCCAGATGAATGGCCGTCTCGGGGACTGCGGTCCCTAGACAGAACCCGGCTTACAGGCCTGCTCACTTTTGTTTTGGCAACATTCTCTTCGGTAGGAAAACCGTTTTCCTACGAACTCTTCCGCCCCGAAGGGGCAACGCAGTTTTCAGCCCTGGGCAACGCCCAGGGTTAGAGGCGTATCTCTCGACTACGCCCTGAAAGGGCAACGCAGTTGGACTTCAACGCTGCACAGGCTCACCACTGCGCTTCCCTTTCAGGGCGAAGAAGGGTGGTGTCCCCGCTTTCCCTGGGCGTTGCCCAGGGCTGGGAGCTGCACTGGCCCTTCGGGCCGGAAGAGTGATCGAGGCAATATCACCAACACAGGTCCGAACAGGCATGCGTTGGCGATTCGAGAATAAATCGGACACGGATGAGGCGTCCATGAGTACTCCCGTACGATCAAACCGGATGAACAGTATCTACCTCGAGACCCCGAGGCTCTTGCAAATCGCCCGAAACTGTCGTAGTATTATGGAAGCCAACGGGTAAGCCGCTGGCCCAAAGCAGATCGCCGCATCATGAATCAATTCTGTCAGTCATAGTCCTTCCCCTCTGGGGGACAACCACCGTTCCGGGCGAACAGGCCCATCCGTCAACGGGTGGAGTGTGCCTACACGAAGACACCCGCCGCCGGCATGGCAATCGTGGTTCCCGCCGACCCCCGACAGCATTCTCGCCATATTGGACTGTGTCTTGACGACCTAAGGAATTGATTCCATGAAATCCACAAACACTACCGCTATGGCTGAGCGCACGTCCCTGATCGCGCGGGCGGAATCCGGCGATCTGGAAGCCCAATATGCGCTGGGACGCCATTACTGGCGCAAGAAGCCCAAAAACAAGCAAAAGGCCGTCCATTGGTTTCGCAAGGCGGCGGAACAGGGCCATGCCCAAGCCCAGTTTTGCCTGGGGGTCCGTTTCTACAAGGGAGAAGGGGTTCGGAAGAGGCTCACGGAATCGGTGCGCTGGTTTCGGAAGGCAGCGGCGCAGGGGCACATGGACGCCCAATACAACCTGGCTTGGGCCCTGGAGAATGGGGAGGGGTGCCGGGTTGATCGGATAGAGGCCGTCGACTGGTACCGGAAGGCCGCCCGGCAGGGTGACGCCGACGCCCAATACAACCTGGCCTACGCTCTGGACTTCGGGGAGGGCTGTGCCGTGGACAAGAAGGCGGCGCGGTACTGGTACCGGAAATCGGCGAATCAGGGTAACACCGATGCCATGGTTAATCTGGGCGTGACCTATCGAGACGGGGACGGCACGCCGAAACGACTGAAGGAAGCGGTGCGGTGGTTTCGCCGGGCAGCGGAACTGGGTGATGTCGATGGACAGTGCTGTCTCGCCCACGCGCTGTACCGCGGTGAGGGCTGTGCGGTCGATGAGAAGGCGGCGGCGGACTGGTACCGCAAGGCGGCGCGACAGGGTGACGCCGACGCCCAGTTTGGGCTGGCGTGTTGCTACGACGAGGGGCGAGGTGTCCGCAAGGATTATCGTTGGGCCGCATATTGGTACCGCAAGGCGGCCGAACAGG
Protein-coding sequences here:
- a CDS encoding dienelactone hydrolase family protein, with the translated sequence MRQLQLILAAFLALLSPTLARADAPDPEKPGPYPVGVTSIPLADESRMDSALNAPRPLMAEIWYPAADSARGAEPTKFTDFYMNGENEQMNLILSMAFKFDIATMDERFKTIAVRDAEIAEGTFPLIIFSHGNGGMRAQSTFWCDHLASHGYIVAAVDHTRNACATPYGTGVIPFDRQGRGQAAIDRPKDVSFLIDAMAEMNGDAESRFHGRVDLEKIGVGGHSFGGFTAMGAQHHDARIKAIVPKAAVVPEYTQASSVPLLMFIATEDATINAQGNAAARYYFEQTEAPKYLVEMPDAGHYSFSDMYQINPAWGDGVGEGERITNGEPITYLGMERVHRLTNGYTTAFFGKHLKDEARYAEYLNENRDPEAMIHAVGNVAEGAE
- a CDS encoding prolyl oligopeptidase family serine peptidase codes for the protein MILHLLPLLLATQGAGEIAFEQVDFTSTHDQTVQSTRFYASPEAGPQPLLVVLHWWSAGMDTYNPDEWVVAARAHGWHVAAPHFRGPNKSPEACASPAARQDVLDATSAIQARAEVDDERIYLAGLSGGGHMSMVMAAYHPEAFSAVSAWAGISDLAAWHAETKAAGHHYWQDVEACVGGAPGGSPEVDAELRARSPLPHLGNAVTVPLDLATGILDGHTGSVPVRHTIDAFNAVARALGAPEVSQSRINMLSQGWAAPADRVADPDYRRDVLFRAEAGLARVTIFQGGHEGLPDAACAWLGQHRRARE
- the pepN gene encoding aminopeptidase N translates to MRPFRFTPLLAGLLILTALNAAALAREDRDDLSQAFAAFRRAQVAEATYEIHFTFREKSKTFDGRTTIHVTLNRTDAPLSIDLRAESLDAVYVDGSRIPDIVRRNGSFDIPSRHLREGPMAISVAYTAAYSNSRDGLCHFTDPLDGREYFYTNLEPYAAHYVFPCFDQPDIKATYTMTAEAPAAWTIIGNMPEESASETDGARVTRFKATPLLSTYLFFVGGGEYRVWRAEHNGLPMAMYARASLAPFFDAERLFDETRAGLDYFNDYFGTPYPFEKYDHVFAPELGPGAMENPGAVTMNEFMIYRGAATEEDYRSRNNILLHEMAHMWFGNLVTMAWWNDLWLNESFATFSAYQAQEAIGAYGDIWARFHQSKGWAYYQDQLSTTHPVEVDVPWAQEAIANFDGITYAKGAAALKQLWFTAGADAYREGVSAYFRRYAWKNATRAQFIASVAEAAETSLDTWTERWIRTEGLSNISVTYGCEDGAIDSFEIHQTPYNAPQPSPHRTQVALFSFDDGGALKPYHTAPVSYDGARTPVPELGGQRCPDFVFPNYGDMDYGLFFLDANSLDTAREHLQAIDDPFVRRMVWGTLSHMVQHQRLGASELMDLLLQFIPQEGHPDLRAYLLGNHPTRDVFRAYLPLDARLAYAPRLSGMLWAGYENAAPDSDARLHWLDAFVATASRWEDTDRLRSLLQASRGVDQPRRWSVVKSLAALGEKDAEALIAAELERDPGDQGQRQAFAARGAIPTLAAKRAQWERLTDPALSLSLQRAGAGTFYNSLHPELAEAFEDAWFQYVLGRDWEEEQHRIGIWFGTLHPPIYTRAFLERSRAALENASLPARARRAWRESNDGIARMVAIREYEAAAQTP
- a CDS encoding enoyl-CoA hydratase; this translates as MSEPILKSLADRVLTLRLNRPEKKNALTVAMYQDLADALRDAANDHAVRAVLIRGTDGCFTAGNDLFDFMQHPPTGEDAPVGHFLDAIATFPKPLVAMVDGIAIGIGTTLLLHCDLVYASDAARFRLPFVNLGLCPEAGSSLLMPRLAGTARASELLLLGREFGAEEAREIGLVNAVRPADALEDLVQERLQALAAQPPAAVRASKALIRAQDRDAIAQVMRAEFAEFMARLMSPEAAEAFQAFAEKRAPDFSTFE
- a CDS encoding SGNH/GDSL hydrolase family protein, which produces MRSITIVLAALFLAASHAQAAPETQNLEVLDPNFAAVDPGADIQWFDALKIGLEGQGWSENAHPYDRLPSKAEGVAPDAVWRLSHHSAGLAVRFVSDSPEISARWTVRFDNLAMPHMPATGVSGLDLYAKDGDHWRWVAQGRPSQPAGNQARLVNGAPEGLHEYMLYLPLYNGTESLEIGVKPGSTLARGPRRKHEFPIVFYGTSITHGGCASRPGMAYPAIVGQMLDRETINLGFSGNGKMEPEMGELIAELEASAFVLDCLPNMTPEMVAERVAPVVKTLREAHPGTPIILVENIIYQSSWFYGKGGHEEKNARLREVYAQLQQDGVTRLHYVPCDNLLGDDGLGTVDGTHPTDLGFLRQAQVLAPVIQAALQE